From Motacilla alba alba isolate MOTALB_02 chromosome 9, Motacilla_alba_V1.0_pri, whole genome shotgun sequence, a single genomic window includes:
- the ZMAT3 gene encoding zinc finger matrin-type protein 3, whose protein sequence is MILLQQAGLLPHPEKLSSLPMSVATRPRASSPPKSLGLGPSLHHTQEEELAKVVEQDPMLEELCKPLCCKLCNVTLNSAQQAQAHYQGKNHSKKLRNYYAANSCPAPARMSNSVEPAPPQVVSLPTQMGSSKPGGRVILATENDYCKLCDASFSSPAVAQAHYQGKNHAKRLRLAEAQNNSFSDASELGKRRARKEGNEYKMMQNRRNMYAVQNNTGPYFNPRSRQRIPRDLAMCVTPSGQFYCSMCNAGASEELEFRQHLESKQHKSKVSEQRYRNEMENLGYVQ, encoded by the exons ATGATTCTTCTACAGCAAGCAGGACTTCTTCCTCATCCTGAGAAGCTTTCATCCCTTCCTATGTCAGTGGCTACAAGGCCAAGAGCCAGCTCACCACCAAAGTCTCTTGGACTGGGGCCTTCCCTTCATCACACACAAGAAGAGGAATTAGCCAAGGTGGTGGAGCAGGACCCTATGCTGGAGGAACTATGTAAGCCCCTGTGCTGTAAGCTTTGCAATGTCACTCTGAATTCGGCCCAGCAAGCCCAGGCTCATTACCAG GGTAAAAACCACAGTAAGAAACTCCGGAATTACTATGCTGCCAACAGCTGTCCGGCACCTGCCAGGATGAGTAATTCTGTTGAGCCTGCCCCACCTCAGGTTGtctcccttccaactcag ATGGGATCCAGTAAGCCAGGTGGCCGAGTGATCTTGGCTACAGAGAATGATTACTGCAAGCTTTGTGATGCCTCATTTAGCTCTCCGGCTGTGGCACAGGCTCACTACCAAGGGAAAAATCACGCCAAGCGGCTGCGTCTTGCAGAGGCACAGAATAACTCATTCTC GGATGCCTCAGAACTAGGCAAGCGAAGGGCAAGGAAAGAAGGGAACGAATATAAGATGATGCAGAACAGAAGAAACATGTATGCGGTTCAGAACAACACAG GTCCCTACTTCAACCCGCGCTCGCGGCAGAGGATCCCCCGTGACCTGGCCATGTGCGTGACGCCCAGCGGGCAGTTCTACTGCTCCATGTGCAACGCGGGCGCCAGCGAGGAGCTGGAGTTCAGGCAGCACCTGGAGAGCAAGCAGCACAAGAGCAAAGTGTCCGAGCAGCGCTACAGGAACGAGATGGAGAACCTGGGCTATGTCCAATGA